One stretch of Chaetodon auriga isolate fChaAug3 chromosome 18, fChaAug3.hap1, whole genome shotgun sequence DNA includes these proteins:
- the elp3 gene encoding elongator complex protein 3 produces the protein MGKPKKKSDLSRAELMMMTIADVIKQLVEAHEDGKDINLNKVKTKTSAKYGLEAQPRLVDIIAAVPPQYRRALVPKLKAKPIRTASGIAVVAVMCKPHRCPHISFTGNICVYCPGGPDSDFEYSTQSYTGYEPTSMRAIRARYDPYLQTRHRVEQLKQLGHSVDKVEFIVMGGTFMALPEEYRDYFIRNLHDALSGHTSNHVAEAVRYSERSNTKCVGITIETRPDYCLKRHLSDMLGYGCTRLEIGVQSVYEDVARDTNRGHTVRAVCESFHLSKDAGFKVVAHMMPDLPNVGMERDVEQFIEFFENPAFRPDGLKLYPTLVIRGTGLYELWKTGRYKSYTPSALVDLVARILALVPPWTRVYRVQRDIPMPLVSSGVEHGNLRELALARMKDMGTECRDVRTREVGIQEIHHKVRPYQVELVRRDYVANGGWETFLSYEDPEQDILIGLLRLRRCSPQSFRPELKGGVSIVRELHVYGSVVPVSSRDPSKFQHQGFGMMLMEEAERIARDEHGSSKLAVISGVGTRNYYRKMGYELEGPYMVKDLYGPGLD, from the exons ATGGGGAAGCCAAAGaaaaaga GTGATCTCAGCCGAGctgagctgatgatgatgactatTGCCGATGTCATTAAGCAGCTGGTTGAGGCTCATGAAGACGGCAAAGACATCAATCTCAATAA AGTGAAGACTAAGACTTCAGCTAAATATGGACTTGAAGCCCAACCTCGACTGGTAGACATCATCGCTGCCGTTCCGCCTCAATACCGCCGTGCCCTGGTGCCCAAACTAAAGGCCAAACCCATCCGCACTGCCAGTGGG ATCGCAGTTGTGGCTGTGATGTGCAAACCACATCGATGTCCCCACATCAGCTTTACAGGCAACATCTGTGT CTACTGTCCTGGTGGACCAGACTCAGACTTTGAGTACTCCACACAGTCTTACACCGGCTACGAG CCGACGTCCATGAGAGCAATCCGAGCACGTTATGACCCCTACCTTCAGACCAGGCATCGGGTGGAGCAG CTGAAGCAGCTGGGTCACAGCGTGGACAAGGTGGAGTTCATTGTGATGGGCGGGACCTTCATGGCTCTGCCTGAGGAGTACAGAGACTACTTCATCAGGAACCTACACGACGCCTTGTCAGGACACACCTCCAACCACGTGGCCGAGGCCGTCAG GTACTCTGAGCGCAGTAACACCAAGTGCGTGGGAATCACCATTGAGACGCGGCCCGACTACTGCCTGAAGCGACACCTCAGCGACATGCTGGGCTATGGCTGCACCCGGCTGGAGATAGGAGTCCAGAGCGTGTATGAAGACGTGGCCCGCGACACCAACAG AGGCCACACGGTGCGAGCTGTGTGCGAGTCGTTCCACCTTTCAAAGGACGCCGGCTTCAAAGTGGTCGCCCACATGATGCCAGATCTGCCTAATGTGGGCATGGAGAGGGATGTGGAGCAGTTCATT GAGTTTTTTGAGAATCCGGCATTCAGACCTGACGGCTTGAAGCTGTACCCAACACTGGTGATCCGAGGCACGGGTCTGTACGAGCTGTGGAAGACGGGCCGGTACAAGAGTTACACACCCAGTGCGCTGGTGGACCTAGTGGCCCGAATCCTGGCGCTGGTGCCGCCCTGGACACGAGTGTACCGGGTGCAGAG GGACATCCCCATGCCGCTGGTGAGCTCCGGAGTGGAACATGGCAACCTGAGAGAGTTGGCGCTGGCCAGGATGAAGGACATGGGCACTGAG TGTCGGGATGTGAGAACCAGAGAAGTGGGCATTCAGGAGATCCACCACAAAGTCAGGCCTTACCAG GTGGAGCTGGTGCGGAGGGACTACGTGGCTAACGGCGGCTGGGAGACCTTCCTGTCCTACGAGGACCCGGAGCAGGACATCCTGATTGGCCTGCTGCGTCTGCGGCGCTGCTCTCCACAGTCCTTCCGTCCGGAGCTGAAAGGAGGCGTGTCCATCGTCCGCGAGCTGCACGTTTACGGCAGCGTCGTCCCCGTCAGCAGCCGAGACCCCAGCAAGTTCCAGCACCAG GGGTTTGGCATGATGCtgatggaggaggcagagagaattGCCAGAGATGAACATGGCTCTAGTAAATTGGCTGTCATCTCAG GTGTAGGCACGAGGAACTATTACAGGAAGATGGGATATGAGTTGGAGGGGCCGTATATGGTGAAGGACCTGTATGGACCTGGACTGGACTGA